The following proteins come from a genomic window of Acetivibrio cellulolyticus CD2:
- the recD2 gene encoding SF1B family DNA helicase RecD2, whose translation MITFEGIIEDIIFTNEINGYTVCELKGDDESITAVGFMPFVNVGEMLKVSGNWVTHPDYGEQLKVELYKKVLPKTVEAMERYLASGLIKGVGPASAKKIVKKFGEDTINIIEFHPEKLSEIKGINHEKALRIGQAFYEQKELRNVVMFFQEYGISPTYCAKIYQLFGEGTINEIRNNPYKLTDEKIGINFKTSDRIARGLGIDPKSKFRICSGIKYVLSHIAMDGHTFVEDARLKEHTSQLLDVEIDNINDALISLLMDKSIYIERDNASSRVYLNSLYNSEVGAARKLAELSSMKFKGDIRDFDEKILEVQKREGIVLAQNQKDAVKEALVSGVLIITGGPGTGKTTIIKSIINLLTSEGYEVLLAAPTGRAAKRMTEATGFEAKTIHRLLEIGYTSKEDDLVFAKNEANPIDGDVVIIDEMSMVDILLMNHLLKAIEPGTRLILVGDVDQLPSVGPGKVLQDLIKSEMIKTVKLKEIFRQAEQSLIIVNAHKINNGEKPVLNYKEKDFFFVTRNSAEDIVKTIVDLCVRRIPITYGFEPMREIQVLTPVRKGVVGVGNLNTELQAVLNPKDKNKKEKLFRDFLFREGDRVMQIKNNYNLRWKKQDAEGSEGTGVFNGDTGIILEIDDEEQKIVVSFDDDKTADYDFSILDELEPAFAVTIHKSQGSEFPVVIVPIFPGPQVLMTRNLLYTAVTRARNLVILVGNKDYLDVMINNERETNRNSGLADKLRKCFML comes from the coding sequence GTGATCACTTTTGAAGGAATTATTGAAGATATAATATTTACAAATGAAATAAACGGCTATACTGTATGTGAGCTTAAAGGTGATGATGAAAGCATAACTGCAGTCGGGTTTATGCCCTTTGTAAATGTAGGAGAGATGCTTAAGGTGTCGGGTAATTGGGTAACACATCCTGACTACGGCGAACAACTTAAGGTTGAGCTCTACAAGAAGGTGCTTCCTAAAACGGTTGAAGCAATGGAAAGATATCTTGCCTCAGGGCTTATAAAAGGTGTAGGTCCGGCAAGTGCAAAAAAGATTGTTAAAAAGTTTGGGGAAGATACTATTAACATCATAGAGTTCCATCCTGAAAAATTATCGGAAATAAAGGGCATAAATCACGAGAAGGCTTTGAGAATTGGACAAGCTTTTTATGAACAGAAAGAACTTCGTAATGTAGTTATGTTTTTTCAGGAATATGGGATTAGCCCGACCTATTGTGCAAAAATATACCAGCTTTTTGGTGAGGGTACAATTAATGAGATAAGAAATAACCCTTACAAGCTTACAGATGAAAAGATTGGTATTAATTTTAAAACTTCCGATAGGATTGCCAGGGGACTGGGAATAGACCCTAAATCAAAGTTCCGAATTTGCAGTGGAATTAAATACGTTTTATCCCATATTGCAATGGATGGACATACATTTGTTGAAGATGCCAGATTGAAGGAGCACACATCGCAGCTATTGGACGTTGAAATAGACAACATTAATGATGCTTTAATCAGCTTATTGATGGATAAATCCATATATATAGAAAGAGATAATGCCTCCAGCAGAGTTTATTTAAACTCTCTGTATAATTCAGAAGTAGGTGCTGCAAGAAAACTTGCAGAGCTTTCAAGTATGAAGTTTAAAGGTGATATAAGAGATTTTGACGAGAAGATATTGGAAGTACAAAAGAGAGAGGGGATTGTGCTTGCACAAAACCAGAAAGACGCTGTAAAAGAGGCATTGGTTAGTGGTGTGCTGATTATTACGGGAGGGCCGGGAACAGGAAAGACAACTATAATTAAAAGTATCATAAACCTGTTGACGAGTGAGGGGTATGAAGTTTTGCTGGCAGCACCTACCGGAAGAGCAGCAAAGAGAATGACTGAGGCTACAGGTTTTGAAGCAAAGACTATTCACAGGCTTTTGGAGATTGGTTATACCAGTAAGGAAGATGACCTTGTATTTGCTAAGAACGAGGCTAATCCAATAGATGGAGACGTTGTCATTATTGACGAGATGTCAATGGTAGACATACTGCTGATGAATCACCTTCTTAAGGCTATTGAGCCTGGTACTAGACTAATACTGGTGGGTGATGTGGATCAACTTCCTTCAGTTGGGCCAGGGAAGGTCCTGCAGGACTTAATAAAAAGTGAAATGATTAAAACTGTGAAACTCAAGGAAATATTTAGGCAGGCTGAACAAAGCCTTATAATTGTCAATGCGCATAAAATAAATAATGGTGAAAAGCCTGTTCTAAACTATAAAGAAAAGGATTTTTTCTTTGTGACAAGAAATTCTGCAGAGGATATTGTAAAAACTATTGTTGACCTTTGTGTCAGGAGAATACCGATCACTTATGGCTTTGAACCTATGAGAGAGATACAGGTGCTGACCCCTGTAAGGAAAGGGGTGGTAGGGGTGGGAAATCTAAATACTGAGCTGCAGGCAGTACTCAATCCGAAGGACAAGAACAAGAAGGAAAAGCTTTTTAGGGATTTTCTATTCCGTGAAGGTGACAGAGTAATGCAAATAAAGAATAATTACAACTTGCGGTGGAAGAAGCAGGATGCTGAAGGCTCAGAAGGTACTGGTGTTTTCAATGGGGATACCGGAATAATTCTGGAAATAGATGATGAGGAACAAAAAATAGTAGTATCATTCGATGATGATAAGACAGCAGATTATGATTTCAGTATATTAGATGAGTTGGAACCTGCTTTTGCAGTGACTATACACAAAAGCCAAGGTTCAGAATTTCCTGTTGTAATAGTTCCAATTTTTCCTGGACCTCAGGTGCTTATGACAAGAAACCTCCTATATACAGCAGTTACCAGGGCAAGGAATCTTGTAATACTAGTAGGCAACAAAGATTACCTGGATGTAATGATAAATAACGAAAGAGAAACAAATAGAAATTCGGGATTGGCAGACAAGCTAAGAAAGTGCTTTATGTTGTAA
- the metK gene encoding methionine adenosyltransferase, with translation MAKKLFTSESVTEGHPDKICDQISDAVLDAIYSEDPMARVACETSVTTGLVLVAGEITTQCYIDIPKIVRSTIREIGYNRAKYGFDSETCAVLTSIDEQSPDIAMGVDKALEAKQGEMTDAQIEAIGAGDQGMMFGYACDETEELMPMPISLAHRLTKKLTEVRKNGTLEYLRPDGKSQVTVEYDGDKPVRIETVVISTQHGPEVDHETIEKDIIEHVIKPVIPANLLDSKTKYFINPTGRFVVGGPQGDSGLTGRKIIVDTYGGYARHGGGAFSGKDPTKVDRSAAYAARYVAKNVVAAGLANKCEVQLAYAIGVARPVSVRVDTFGTGAISEEKIEKLVEKHFDLRPAGIIKSLNLRRPIYKQTAAYGHFGRTDLDLPWEKTDKAEILKREAKEI, from the coding sequence ATGGCAAAAAAATTATTTACTTCAGAATCAGTTACTGAAGGACATCCAGATAAAATTTGTGATCAGATTTCTGATGCTGTTTTAGATGCGATATACTCAGAAGATCCTATGGCAAGAGTTGCATGTGAAACATCAGTTACTACCGGACTTGTTCTGGTAGCAGGTGAGATAACTACTCAATGTTATATTGACATACCTAAAATTGTTAGAAGTACTATCAGAGAGATTGGATATAATAGAGCAAAATATGGCTTTGACTCAGAAACTTGTGCAGTTTTAACTTCAATTGATGAACAGTCTCCTGATATAGCTATGGGTGTTGACAAAGCACTTGAAGCTAAACAGGGTGAAATGACAGATGCCCAGATAGAGGCAATTGGAGCAGGAGATCAGGGTATGATGTTTGGGTATGCGTGTGATGAGACTGAGGAATTAATGCCTATGCCTATTTCACTTGCACACAGACTTACAAAGAAGCTGACTGAAGTTAGGAAAAACGGAACTTTGGAATACTTAAGACCTGACGGAAAATCACAGGTTACTGTAGAATACGATGGGGACAAGCCTGTTAGAATTGAAACAGTAGTTATTTCTACCCAGCACGGACCTGAGGTTGATCATGAAACTATAGAAAAAGATATAATTGAACATGTTATCAAGCCTGTTATTCCTGCAAACCTACTTGACAGTAAGACCAAATATTTTATCAACCCTACAGGCAGATTTGTTGTTGGAGGGCCTCAGGGAGATTCAGGGCTTACAGGTAGGAAAATAATTGTTGATACTTATGGAGGATACGCAAGACACGGCGGTGGAGCCTTCTCCGGTAAGGATCCAACAAAGGTTGACCGTTCAGCAGCTTATGCAGCAAGATATGTAGCTAAGAATGTTGTTGCAGCAGGACTTGCAAATAAATGTGAGGTACAGCTTGCCTATGCAATAGGTGTTGCAAGGCCGGTATCAGTGAGAGTTGATACTTTTGGAACAGGTGCAATATCTGAAGAAAAGATCGAGAAGCTTGTAGAAAAGCATTTTGATCTAAGACCTGCAGGAATTATCAAGAGCCTTAATTTAAGAAGGCCAATATACAAGCAGACAGCAGCTTATGGACATTTTGGAAGAACAGATCTTGATCTGCCATGGGAAAAGACTGATAAGGCAGAAATTTTGAAAAGAGAAGCAAAAGAAATATAA